Proteins found in one Triticum urartu cultivar G1812 chromosome 4, Tu2.1, whole genome shotgun sequence genomic segment:
- the LOC125552276 gene encoding uncharacterized protein LOC125552276, with amino-acid sequence MPKTSSSPSPTVAPMNPLLPSSSSSSSYLKSHHPPDPDPGSPSPSPCSYLLHVDADDEALIQIPGGPNPSPGGPAAASPALPPVDPTPHISSQFYTFTAASHALMLRCILAGRPAVAEEVRAATSPSVLASWRAVWKDRNEDTAYLTAWKRIQDKLAASADGRHLHFKSNPAQRVSHVGQWLDIVSEAHADPDLLRHLGLKDTVERIRQAWTVGAKFYGIPESFVRVCVAACPVCKAAPAGQPDSAISSPGRGKRRRRFEYTETLDVPARDVPRRLQQLAAKHKVVLCIRQKYIRYKPFMAEVKDYACHRAGVPTSSSGNTVSSSASASEAKKPRGLKREPYQSKRCGCGFRIRAIVPIANYNEKDKSFVYQEEGTAVFKLYAVHSGHEPGPLDGSARIVHRLVGHQGTFEFDPDIYDVNEEGEPSFSIKGDVDVDIDDSHQAVLQQVRELRAEVVSLEGKVAKMHPELLGSLSNELSEVLHRIRKFNLDGNTYQPEETLMMGNEVGGWATGDVSHHLDHHDGAFCKEDDMLDDDDTDFGSSLGPIVSWDRMAAECEDRKMLMGDSPKCDKWMLKENVGDFDEKSILNCGDEDGGEDSKIIKPLMHDDTMVTDSSLLGIQIDGFYSGPKWYDSPVGLDSSGDAGDVSFRHGLV; translated from the coding sequence ATGCCGAAGACctcctcgtcgccttcccccaccGTCGCCCCAATGAatcccctcctcccctcctcctcctcctcctcctcctacctCAAATCCCACCACCCGCCGGACCCGGACCCCGGCTCCCCGAGCCCCAGCCCCTGCAGCTACCTCCTCCACGTCGACGCCGACGACGAGGCGCTGATCCAAATCCCCGGCGGCCCGAACCCTAGCCCGGggggccccgccgccgcctcgcccgcgcTGCCGCCCGTCGACCCGACGCCGCACATCTCCTCGCAGTTCTACACCTTCACCGCCGCCTCGCACGCGCTCATGCTGCGCTGCATCCTCGCCGGCCGCCCCGCCGTCGCCGAGGAGGTCCGCGCCGCCACCTCCCCCTCCGTGCTCGCCTCCTGGCGGGCGGTCTGGAAGGACCGCAACGAGGACACCGCCTACCTCACCGCGTGGAAGCGCATCCAGGACAAGCTCGCCGCCTCGGCCGACGGCCGCCACCTCCACTTCAAGTCCAACCCCGCGCAGCGCGTCTCCCATGTCGGCCAGTGGCTGGACATAGTCTCGGAGGCGCACGCGGACCCGGACCTGCTCCGCCACCTCGGCCTCAAGGACACCGTCGAGCGTATCCGGCAGGCCTGGACTGTGGGAGCCAAATTCTATGGTATTCCCGAATCATTTGTCAGGGTATGTGTTGCTGCGTGCCCTGTTTGTAAGGCTGCACCTGCTGGACAGCCTGATTCTGCCATCTCATCGCCAGGACGTGGTAAGCGGCGCCGCAGGTTTGAATATACGGAGACGCTGGATGTGCCGGCACGAGACGTGCCACGCCGGCTACAGCAGCTGGCTGCCAAGCACAAGGTGGTCCTCTGTATTAGGCAGAAGTATATAAGGTATAAGCCATTCATGGCCGAGGTGAAGGATTATGCATGCCATCGTGCTGGAGTGCCAACTTCAAGTAGTGGGAATACTGTGTCCTCTTCAGCCAGCGCCTCTGAGGCGAAGAAGCCACGGGGGCTGAAGCGGGAGCCATACCAATCCAAGAGGTGTGGCTGTGGGTTCCGTATCAGGGCTATTGTGCCCATAGCCAATTATAATGAGAAAGACAAGAGTTTTGTATATCAAGAAGAGGGCACTGCAGTGTTCAAGCTTTACGCCGTGCACTCAGGGCATGAGCCCGGGCCACTTGATGGCAGTGCTCGGATTGTTCACAGGTTAGTTGGGCATCAGGGGACATTTGAGTTTGATCcagacatatatgatgtcaatgAGGAAGGTGAGCCTAGCTTTTCGATTAAGGGGGATGTAGATGTTGACATTGATGACTCGCATCAGGCAGTCTTGCAGCAAGTCCGGGAGCTCAGAGCAGAGGTGGTCTCCCTAGAAGGGAAGGTGGCTAAGATGCACCCAGAGCTATTGGGTTCTCTTTCCAATGAGCTATCTGAGGTGTTGCACAGGATTAGGAAGTTTAATTTGGATGGCAACACTTACCAGCCAGAGGAGACATTGATGATGGGCAATGAGGTCGGGGGATGGGCGACTGGTGATGTGTCGCACCACTTAGATCATCACGATGGTGCATTCTGCAAGGAGGATGACATGCTTGATGACGATGATACTGATTTTGGTTCGAGCCTTGGGCCCATCGTCTCATGGGATAGAATGGCAGCAGAGTGCGAGGACAGGAAGATGCTAATGGGTGATAGCCCAAAGTGTGATAAGTGGATGCTGAAGGAGAATGTTGGTGACTTTGATGAAAAGAGTATACTTAACTGTGGGGATGAAGATGGTGGCGAGGATTCCAAGATTATTAAGCCATTGATGCATGATGACACCATGGTAACTGACTCAAGTTTGTTAGGCATACAAATAGACGGATTCTACTCTGGGCCCAAGTGGTATGATTCACCTGTAGGTTTAGATTCCAGTGGCGATGCAGGAGATGTCAGTTTTAGACATGGACTTGTGTGA